The proteins below are encoded in one region of Planctopirus limnophila DSM 3776:
- a CDS encoding DUF1559 family PulG-like putative transporter, translated as MRYHDPKLHQTSRGGAAGFTLIELMVVLTIIGVLLALLLPAVQQSREAMRATQCKNNLRQIALALHQFHDVHQAFPPASIKPRPDGDQSQICGSSEATWLIRLLPYLERSQQYAEWDVSAPFMNHSEEVRRRAVPHYLCPSRRGPDNAVSEAQQVLLAAPCGCGFDIVLPAGATSDYAGNLGDLSPGANYSVNDFYWGGNGTGVLINSRGVCDLLKPLGWIDRISFTKLQDGSSNTLLVGEMHIPRGKLNVPPHNGAAYNGDHFSAYARIAGPGAPLQRPDGIEASYTIGTYRFGSWHHETVNFALADGSVRSLSYHMSTSVLGHLAHRQDAAPAAEN; from the coding sequence GTGCGTTATCACGATCCCAAACTGCACCAGACCTCTCGTGGTGGTGCCGCCGGCTTCACCTTGATCGAACTGATGGTCGTACTGACCATCATTGGGGTATTGCTTGCACTTCTCCTCCCCGCAGTGCAGCAATCGAGAGAAGCGATGAGGGCCACTCAATGCAAGAACAACTTGCGGCAGATCGCTTTGGCTCTCCATCAGTTTCATGATGTCCACCAGGCTTTCCCACCCGCCAGCATCAAACCACGTCCCGACGGTGACCAGAGCCAAATCTGCGGAAGTTCTGAAGCAACCTGGTTGATTCGACTCTTGCCGTATCTGGAGAGGAGTCAGCAATACGCCGAATGGGATGTCTCTGCACCCTTCATGAACCATTCGGAAGAAGTCCGGCGACGCGCGGTCCCACACTATCTCTGCCCTTCTCGCAGGGGCCCTGACAATGCCGTTTCCGAAGCACAGCAAGTTCTCCTGGCTGCTCCTTGCGGCTGTGGATTCGATATTGTCCTGCCCGCCGGGGCAACCTCCGACTACGCTGGCAATCTGGGAGATCTCTCCCCCGGAGCGAACTACTCCGTAAACGACTTCTATTGGGGCGGGAACGGAACCGGTGTGCTCATCAATAGCCGTGGCGTTTGCGACTTACTAAAGCCGCTCGGCTGGATTGATCGTATCAGCTTCACCAAACTGCAGGATGGATCATCGAATACATTACTGGTGGGAGAAATGCACATTCCACGAGGAAAGCTCAACGTTCCTCCCCATAACGGTGCCGCCTATAACGGTGACCATTTCTCGGCCTATGCCCGGATTGCTGGACCGGGGGCACCTTTACAGCGCCCGGATGGAATTGAAGCATCCTACACGATTGGAACCTACCGCTTTGGCAGCTGGCATCACGAGACCGTGAACTTCGCCCTTGCGGATGGAAGTGTCCGCAGCCTGTCATATCACATGTCGACCTCTGTGCTCGGTCATCTGGCCCACCGACAAGACGCGGCCCCAGCGGCAGAGAATTAA
- a CDS encoding carboxypeptidase-like regulatory domain-containing protein, whose translation MRRDRRTLLMGITPIGLILGLISGCGPTTPTTIPVSGIVMDFDGSPISGGLVELESQTGGINARGELNAKGEFQLSTFATGDGAVPGVHRVIVLPPISPYAGASVLATHRTHSAAPRRLSSRLADYRTSELEVTIPATGPHRLTIRLPRFDDQAK comes from the coding sequence ATGAGACGGGATCGACGAACTTTACTGATGGGGATAACACCGATTGGCCTGATTCTGGGTTTGATCTCAGGGTGTGGGCCAACGACACCCACGACAATCCCTGTGTCCGGCATCGTCATGGACTTCGATGGCTCGCCGATCTCAGGCGGGCTGGTCGAACTGGAGTCTCAAACTGGCGGCATCAACGCCCGTGGCGAATTGAACGCCAAAGGGGAGTTTCAGCTTTCGACGTTCGCCACCGGCGATGGTGCAGTGCCCGGAGTGCATCGTGTGATTGTTCTGCCGCCCATCAGCCCTTACGCAGGCGCCTCAGTTCTGGCAACACATCGAACCCACTCAGCAGCCCCGCGCAGGCTCTCTTCGAGGCTCGCCGACTATCGGACATCCGAACTGGAAGTCACAATTCCAGCCACCGGCCCTCACCGCCTCACCATCCGGCTGCCCCGCTTCGACGACCAGGCAAAGTGA
- a CDS encoding thioredoxin domain-containing protein — MMSVIRNLVMLLVVIVSLSAGVMAAETRTAPTLSDALEMAKAVPGDIVVLVTGSDWHPGSMKFLRDVFETSAFRNALGENVILVHVDHTEAEAAKPKQERDKKNNLNRYLFQVPLIGLYDAQGRDIGQLTENLEQTPVDGVAAQIQELLAKRKERDELWEKATKVQGKARADLLGKSLELMNVGWGINETYRPKIDGYKPVLAELKASDPQDQLGWQARYEFQPYKLLEEVTGLAEKGQHNKAIATIDNVLENKQITVEYRQRALAAKYAVYRRWKNHEKESLKVLEEIQKLDPNSLMGLGAQGYAEFFTGPVDLKYGWRPHHVQQEISTWEVDITSEVGEAGFYRLELNRYWNVGRHNIKVKSLTILMNGEKVWSADKPMKPKIEEIVELPQAKGRQVLLRIEAQGDGGTDSAGTISMKAYYLPGGNHSGKASE; from the coding sequence ATGATGTCCGTGATACGAAATCTGGTTATGTTGCTGGTGGTGATTGTCTCTCTTTCAGCAGGCGTGATGGCTGCCGAGACAAGAACTGCGCCGACGTTGAGTGATGCCCTGGAAATGGCGAAAGCTGTGCCGGGCGATATTGTCGTGCTGGTGACGGGAAGTGACTGGCATCCTGGTTCGATGAAGTTTCTCAGGGATGTCTTCGAGACGTCGGCCTTCCGCAATGCGCTGGGCGAGAACGTGATTCTCGTCCACGTTGACCATACCGAAGCAGAAGCCGCCAAGCCTAAGCAGGAGCGCGACAAGAAGAACAATCTCAATCGCTATCTGTTTCAGGTACCACTCATCGGCCTGTACGATGCACAGGGCCGGGATATTGGTCAGTTGACGGAAAATCTGGAACAGACCCCTGTGGATGGTGTGGCCGCCCAGATTCAGGAGCTTCTCGCAAAACGTAAAGAGCGGGATGAACTCTGGGAGAAGGCAACTAAAGTCCAGGGGAAGGCCCGGGCTGATCTTCTGGGGAAAAGCCTCGAACTGATGAATGTCGGCTGGGGGATCAATGAGACCTATCGGCCGAAAATTGATGGCTATAAGCCCGTATTGGCCGAGTTGAAGGCCAGCGATCCTCAAGATCAACTAGGCTGGCAGGCCAGGTATGAATTTCAGCCCTATAAGCTACTCGAAGAAGTGACCGGACTCGCAGAAAAAGGGCAGCACAACAAAGCGATCGCCACGATTGATAACGTGCTTGAGAACAAGCAGATTACCGTCGAATACCGGCAACGGGCACTGGCTGCCAAGTATGCTGTGTACCGCAGGTGGAAAAATCATGAGAAAGAGTCGCTGAAGGTTCTGGAGGAGATTCAGAAGCTGGATCCGAATTCTTTAATGGGCCTGGGGGCTCAAGGGTATGCCGAGTTCTTTACCGGGCCGGTCGACCTCAAGTATGGCTGGCGACCGCATCACGTCCAGCAGGAGATTTCGACCTGGGAAGTCGATATCACTTCAGAAGTCGGCGAAGCCGGGTTTTATCGTCTGGAACTCAATCGTTACTGGAACGTCGGACGCCATAACATCAAAGTCAAGTCGCTCACGATTCTGATGAACGGTGAAAAGGTGTGGTCGGCGGATAAGCCCATGAAGCCGAAGATCGAAGAGATTGTCGAGCTTCCGCAGGCGAAGGGACGCCAGGTTCTCCTGAGAATTGAAGCCCAGGGCGATGGCGGAACCGACTCGGCAGGCACGATTTCGATGAAGGCCTATTATCTTCCCGGCGGCAATCACTCAGGTAAGGCCTCCGAATGA
- a CDS encoding discoidin domain-containing protein translates to MSQKLPPAPRPKKNGHGQAPQVRRGASSSSARKSVKSTGNNSNLLAISLGLGGAGLLAVIVALIFLTRPASTSAEGASTAAVVPVINGNTGAEASTTGTTVAVSSSPSDAKAASNTIQDSTESSHSSHVVTAKLVEPIDPAVDLWLSDFPAQSSALRGKIQALEASNLTARLREPALRRELVRHEILRQFSPKELLVFLKSPSEQAFLKEFFSQTLWMEEFVGSGSFKNPVTGLLALAAMAEFDPEIRKPSLEQKIATSVALETAMSDQTPVNAVQIYRYYRDRNRQGKLHPGFVQLDIWEMRFAVAATVTFDELTWIGNRASFSPTEARSAAWQVHYLGDSPFGDSIQSAWYYMPWSERLNYTQKTVRVGGVCGSLSTTGALSAKADGIPATTMGEPGHCAFAVRPERGKWVDGNSVDGNHRTPHRNYFEANWADLFAGDAAWMHPNLREAQYLAWAAEVLPQEETNVRTQIYKQATIANPFHYGFQAKYFDLLQQQNAPIAVKSEAAQLAVTTFQRTPETSWLLIKRFCQGATSSSDRVALQKIWLAGYEKPVENLVMQMPLDRIVEEMGKQRDQAAKPGLFGDVLQTTISNDKIFARFLDACQKMAAQDVSLKEGLLAGLAAAATSTASNSEDALKSLCRQGILLAEQTADKSAFYALSELGAKFIKPNYKTAHKPYSGVLLSEGGIPAISTTCRWDEPLEHAGILKESGGRFHTDQEANPALVVELGKQGNISGIAIVNIDGGNSARAVPFKVAVSIDGKNWQQVYKANKNEKVWQIDLTSRRPLAKYVRIEGDYPDGRKDFLHLNGVYVYGKPAQ, encoded by the coding sequence ATGTCTCAAAAGTTGCCGCCAGCACCTCGCCCGAAAAAGAATGGCCACGGCCAGGCTCCACAGGTGCGTCGAGGTGCATCTTCATCCTCGGCCAGGAAGAGTGTCAAATCGACAGGGAATAACTCCAACCTGCTCGCCATTAGTCTGGGTCTGGGAGGTGCAGGACTGCTGGCCGTGATCGTCGCATTGATTTTTTTGACGCGACCTGCTTCAACGTCCGCCGAAGGAGCTTCGACTGCGGCTGTGGTTCCTGTGATTAATGGGAATACTGGTGCTGAGGCCTCGACCACTGGAACGACCGTGGCTGTTTCCAGCAGTCCGAGTGACGCTAAAGCGGCAAGTAACACGATTCAGGATAGCACAGAGAGTAGTCACTCTTCCCATGTGGTTACGGCAAAACTGGTGGAGCCGATTGATCCCGCCGTCGATTTGTGGCTGAGTGATTTTCCTGCACAATCGTCAGCATTGCGAGGAAAGATTCAAGCATTAGAGGCCAGCAATCTTACAGCCAGGTTACGAGAACCAGCACTTCGGCGGGAACTGGTTCGCCATGAGATTCTGCGTCAGTTCTCGCCTAAAGAGTTGCTGGTTTTTTTGAAGTCGCCCAGCGAACAGGCTTTCCTTAAGGAGTTTTTCTCGCAGACATTATGGATGGAAGAGTTTGTCGGTTCTGGCAGCTTTAAGAATCCCGTCACCGGATTACTGGCTCTGGCGGCCATGGCTGAGTTCGACCCCGAAATTCGAAAGCCATCTCTGGAACAGAAAATCGCGACAAGTGTCGCATTGGAAACGGCGATGTCGGATCAGACACCGGTCAATGCCGTGCAGATCTACCGTTATTATCGAGATCGCAACCGACAAGGAAAGCTCCATCCCGGCTTTGTTCAGCTCGATATCTGGGAGATGCGGTTTGCAGTGGCAGCGACTGTCACCTTTGATGAATTGACATGGATCGGAAATCGCGCCAGTTTTTCACCGACCGAAGCCAGGTCGGCGGCATGGCAGGTTCACTATTTAGGGGATAGTCCGTTTGGCGATTCTATCCAGTCGGCCTGGTACTATATGCCCTGGAGCGAAAGGCTGAACTATACGCAAAAGACGGTCCGAGTGGGTGGCGTTTGTGGATCACTCAGTACCACTGGAGCATTGTCAGCTAAAGCGGATGGAATTCCAGCGACGACGATGGGAGAACCGGGGCATTGCGCTTTTGCCGTCCGCCCGGAACGAGGAAAGTGGGTCGATGGCAACAGTGTCGATGGGAATCATCGGACCCCCCATCGGAATTATTTTGAGGCCAATTGGGCGGACCTCTTTGCAGGTGATGCCGCCTGGATGCATCCGAATTTGCGAGAGGCGCAGTATCTGGCCTGGGCCGCCGAAGTTTTGCCGCAAGAAGAGACGAATGTACGAACACAAATCTACAAGCAGGCAACCATAGCCAATCCGTTCCATTATGGATTTCAGGCGAAATACTTTGATTTGCTACAACAGCAGAATGCACCGATAGCAGTGAAGAGTGAAGCCGCTCAATTGGCTGTAACGACTTTTCAACGAACTCCCGAGACAAGCTGGCTCCTGATCAAGCGGTTTTGCCAGGGGGCAACTTCAAGTAGCGATCGTGTGGCTTTGCAGAAGATCTGGCTGGCCGGTTACGAAAAGCCGGTGGAAAATCTGGTCATGCAAATGCCTCTGGATCGAATCGTCGAAGAGATGGGTAAACAGCGAGATCAGGCGGCAAAGCCTGGCCTGTTTGGAGATGTCCTTCAGACGACGATTTCGAACGATAAGATTTTTGCTCGCTTTCTGGATGCCTGCCAGAAGATGGCCGCTCAAGATGTTTCATTGAAAGAAGGGCTTCTGGCGGGGTTAGCTGCAGCCGCCACAAGCACTGCAAGTAATAGTGAAGATGCGTTGAAGAGTCTGTGTCGGCAGGGAATCTTGCTGGCCGAGCAGACAGCAGATAAATCGGCTTTTTATGCACTTTCTGAATTGGGCGCGAAATTTATTAAACCGAACTACAAGACGGCTCATAAGCCCTATAGTGGTGTGCTGCTGAGTGAAGGGGGTATCCCTGCGATCTCGACAACCTGCCGCTGGGATGAACCTCTGGAGCATGCGGGGATTCTCAAGGAATCGGGAGGGCGGTTTCATACCGATCAGGAAGCGAATCCCGCCCTTGTCGTAGAGTTAGGGAAGCAGGGAAATATCAGTGGGATCGCCATTGTTAATATTGATGGTGGAAACTCTGCCCGGGCTGTTCCATTTAAGGTGGCTGTCTCAATTGACGGGAAGAACTGGCAACAGGTCTATAAAGCGAACAAGAATGAGAAGGTCTGGCAGATTGACCTGACTTCACGCCGGCCACTTGCCAAATATGTGCGAATTGAAGGGGATTACCCAGACGGTCGCAAAGACTTTCTCCATCTCAATGGTGTGTACGTCTACGGGAAGCCTGCTCAGTAG
- a CDS encoding TIGR02117 family protein: MSSTIPATWFSRFTRWAWRLGKWTFFGALAYAALIVIGLFPVNNDFKPSPEGVEIFVVSTEVHADLIVPVSHELVDWSEEFDPAWFPGDISRYSHVAIGWGDRGFFLDTRTWADLKLSTVINALFWPSRTCLHVDLTQPEYYTTAVSVKLSRDQYRELTQFIKSTFQRDHQGRIIPIPGYSYSQTDTFFEAHGSYHLFNTCNSWVGLALRKAGVRTPWQSTLPHTPTLYLPN, encoded by the coding sequence ATGAGTTCCACGATTCCTGCCACCTGGTTTTCAAGATTCACCCGCTGGGCCTGGCGACTGGGGAAGTGGACGTTCTTTGGCGCGCTTGCGTATGCCGCCCTGATCGTCATCGGCCTCTTCCCGGTGAACAATGACTTCAAACCCTCACCAGAGGGAGTCGAAATTTTTGTCGTTTCCACGGAAGTGCATGCCGATCTGATCGTTCCCGTTTCGCACGAGTTAGTCGACTGGTCAGAGGAATTTGATCCTGCCTGGTTTCCAGGAGATATCAGTCGCTATTCCCATGTGGCCATAGGCTGGGGTGATCGTGGCTTTTTCCTTGATACCCGAACCTGGGCAGATCTCAAACTTTCAACGGTGATCAATGCCCTCTTCTGGCCTTCCCGCACCTGCCTCCACGTCGATTTGACACAGCCCGAGTACTATACCACTGCGGTCTCAGTCAAGCTTTCCCGGGATCAGTACCGCGAACTGACGCAATTTATCAAGTCCACGTTCCAGCGAGACCACCAGGGCCGAATCATTCCTATTCCAGGCTACTCATATAGCCAGACAGACACTTTCTTCGAAGCCCATGGGAGCTACCATCTCTTCAACACCTGCAACTCCTGGGTGGGCCTGGCTCTTCGAAAAGCCGGTGTCCGCACGCCATGGCAATCAACACTCCCGCACACACCCACACTTTATTTACCGAATTAA
- a CDS encoding MFS transporter — MNPAKTPAIPSLSETQHNIYDRVFWLAYLANILAVMANALTFRFAELVHYLGGNEQTTGNIVSVGLIVAVLARLVLSSSIDYYGTRLVWTLCSALFTGGSLVFLLATGLGWPLYVARAAFYTGLTGMFACSMTHIQNHVPLSRRTEVIGNLGSSGFVGMIIGSNIADQVVRWIPDLHEQFYALFGGAAAIGLVYLLLIRQFPQTGHHEPMTEPQSAVRLLYRYWPGAVVLAAMMMGLGQTVTTVFLTRFATERGLNGIAIFFSAYAISAFCFRISVRNWGWTIGRRWMLFRGLMGQTAGHLMIPFVTEDWQLLIPAIICGFGHAILFPAVVSLGAGAFPVSARGTGTAIILGMTDLGGLVFAPFLGWIIDEAGFFWMFATSAASAFLVGCLYLVVASRHPDEESRHGRVASGVGTAP, encoded by the coding sequence ATGAATCCTGCGAAGACTCCAGCAATCCCGAGCCTCTCTGAAACCCAGCACAACATCTATGACCGGGTCTTCTGGCTGGCGTACCTGGCAAACATTCTGGCTGTTATGGCCAATGCACTTACGTTTCGATTTGCCGAACTGGTTCACTATCTCGGCGGGAACGAGCAGACCACGGGCAATATCGTCAGTGTGGGTTTGATTGTCGCTGTGCTCGCGCGGCTCGTGCTCTCCAGCAGCATTGATTATTACGGCACCCGGCTCGTCTGGACGCTCTGTTCGGCTTTATTCACGGGAGGGAGCCTTGTCTTTCTCTTAGCCACAGGGCTGGGCTGGCCACTTTATGTCGCCAGAGCCGCGTTTTATACCGGGTTGACGGGGATGTTCGCCTGCTCGATGACACACATCCAGAACCATGTGCCACTCAGCCGCAGAACTGAGGTGATCGGCAATCTGGGAAGTAGCGGGTTTGTGGGGATGATCATCGGCTCGAACATTGCTGATCAGGTGGTGCGCTGGATCCCTGATCTCCATGAACAGTTTTATGCCCTCTTTGGCGGGGCGGCGGCGATCGGTCTGGTCTATTTATTGCTCATCCGGCAATTCCCACAGACGGGGCATCATGAGCCGATGACGGAGCCGCAGTCGGCGGTCCGATTGCTTTATCGATACTGGCCGGGAGCGGTGGTGCTGGCTGCCATGATGATGGGACTGGGGCAGACGGTGACGACGGTTTTTCTGACTCGCTTTGCGACAGAGCGCGGGCTGAACGGGATTGCGATTTTCTTTTCGGCCTATGCCATCAGTGCGTTCTGCTTCCGGATCAGTGTGCGGAACTGGGGTTGGACAATTGGTCGGCGGTGGATGCTCTTTCGTGGCTTGATGGGCCAGACAGCAGGCCATCTCATGATCCCATTCGTGACAGAGGACTGGCAGCTCCTGATACCCGCGATCATCTGTGGCTTTGGGCATGCAATTTTATTTCCGGCTGTCGTATCGCTGGGAGCAGGTGCTTTTCCCGTGTCGGCCCGAGGGACAGGGACGGCCATCATCCTGGGGATGACCGATCTTGGCGGTCTCGTCTTCGCCCCGTTTCTGGGCTGGATCATCGACGAAGCCGGCTTCTTCTGGATGTTCGCGACCAGCGCGGCCAGCGCCTTTCTGGTGGGTTGTTTATACCTTGTCGTCGCCAGTCGGCATCCCGATGAAGAGTCGCGGCATGGGCGGGTAGCGAGTGGTGTCGGCACAGCACCCTGA
- a CDS encoding 3'-5' exoribonuclease YhaM family protein: MARRLILELKDGDNVDETFLVADRQLRANRNAALYLNVDLRDKSGVINGRMWNVSEESVAHIQAGQYVRVRGKVQLFQGVLQLILTGAHPIDAATIDPLDFLPETTANIEQLMSRLREHLLKIESVPLRTLCECCLLDEELMEKYAKAPAGIKAHHAYHGGLLEHVVTLMDLARKVVEVYPTLDADLLVSGVFWHDIGKIRELSYETSFAYTDEGQLIGHLQIGVEMLSERIRETEQLSGERFPEELSWRLKHLILSHHGSYEFGSPRLPMTPEAMALHLLDNLDAKLHEFMRAISEDPHGESHWTLFLPRLDRKLYKTPTDASKRLE, from the coding sequence ATGGCCAGGCGGCTCATACTTGAACTGAAAGATGGCGATAACGTTGATGAGACGTTTCTGGTGGCAGATCGGCAATTGCGTGCCAATCGCAATGCAGCGCTGTATCTGAATGTCGATCTCCGCGATAAATCGGGGGTAATCAATGGCCGCATGTGGAACGTCTCGGAAGAATCGGTCGCACACATTCAGGCCGGTCAGTATGTGCGTGTGCGGGGAAAAGTGCAGCTTTTTCAGGGCGTCTTGCAATTGATCCTGACGGGAGCACACCCAATCGATGCAGCGACGATTGATCCGCTCGACTTTCTGCCGGAAACGACAGCAAATATCGAGCAGTTGATGTCCCGCTTGCGGGAACATCTGCTGAAAATCGAGTCGGTCCCACTGAGAACGTTGTGTGAGTGCTGCCTGCTCGATGAAGAGCTGATGGAAAAGTATGCCAAGGCACCCGCCGGCATCAAGGCTCATCATGCCTACCATGGGGGATTACTGGAACACGTCGTCACGCTGATGGATCTGGCCCGCAAGGTGGTTGAGGTTTATCCGACCCTGGATGCAGATCTGCTGGTCTCCGGGGTCTTCTGGCACGATATCGGCAAGATTCGCGAACTGAGTTATGAAACGTCCTTTGCCTATACGGATGAAGGACAGTTGATTGGGCATCTGCAGATTGGTGTCGAGATGCTTTCCGAGCGGATCCGCGAAACGGAACAGCTATCGGGAGAAAGGTTTCCTGAAGAATTGTCGTGGCGTCTCAAACATTTGATTCTGAGTCATCATGGAAGCTATGAGTTTGGCAGCCCGCGTCTACCGATGACACCCGAAGCAATGGCGCTCCATTTACTAGATAACCTCGATGCCAAGTTGCATGAGTTCATGCGGGCGATTTCTGAAGACCCGCATGGCGAATCGCACTGGACGCTGTTTTTACCGAGGCTGGATCGCAAGCTTTATAAAACACCCACGGATGCTTCAAAGCGACTGGAGTAA